The following is a genomic window from uncultured Propionivibrio sp..
AAACTACGGCGTGCTCATCGCCGACCGTCCGATGGCCGGTCTGGCTGCCCGCGCTGTCGTCGTGCTCGACGAAAACAACGTCGTGCTGCACAGCGAACTCGTACCGGAAATCAAGTCGGAACCGAACTACGACGCTGCTCTGGCCGTCCTCGCCTAAGCCAGTTAAACCCGCGTGAAAACGGGCGGTCCGGCATTTCGCCGCGCCGCCCGTTTTGTTTTTGCGAGTCCACAGAAGCACGGGGCAAGTCTGTGGACAATCACTGGATCCACGCGCTAATCGACTGAGTCCAAAGCATTTACCGGCACCGCCCAAAAAACAGGCAAAGCCCTCACTCCCCCTTCTTGCGCAGCGTGGTCTGCCACTGCGCATAAGTGACGCGGGCAATATCAAACCGATCCGTCGTCCGGCAATACACCGACGGCGACCCCATGCGACCGATCGGCGCAAATCCGTTGATGTGCAGGCGCTGCCCGACCAGATAATCGGCAACGTGAAACATGACAACCTCGCCGATGAACATCGTGTAAGCCCCGAGTTGCTGCTCACTATGCAGCCGACATTCAAGGCTCGCCTGCGCCTCGGCAACCCGCGGCGTCCGGATCTTGACCGACGGCGCCACGCCGAGGCCGGCAGCATCGAGCTCGCTCTCGTCGGGCGGAAAATCGGCGGCGGAAATGTTCATCGCATCGAACACCTCCTCAGTCACCATATTCACCACGAACTCGCGCTCGGCAAGAATATTTCGCGCCGTGTCCTTGAGTTCGCCGGCCTCGTTGCGGGCAACGCTGACCATGACGTAGAGCGGGTTGCTGCTGACCGCGTTGAAGAAGCTGAAGGGCGCGAGATTGACGGTGCCGGCCGGGCCGAGGCTCGTCACCCAGGCGATCGGCCGCGGCATGACGATGTTCGTCAGCAGCTTGTAGCCGTCGGCCCTGGAATGCTGTGCAGGATCGATTTGCATGGGGATACTCTCCTTGATTCGGTTGCCATCACGACAGAAGCATCATGCCACAAGCACCGGCGAGAGGATGCCGAAGACATGACCCCGGCCCCTACTCTCCCGACATTTTCCGGTCGAGCAGGCAAGCCGCGAGGGCTTTCTCCTCATCCGGAGAAAGTCTGTTCTCATCGCCGGCGAAATGACGGAGAAAGGCGCGCCGGGCGCCCTCCGGCTGGGCCGGGTCGTACCCCAGTGCGACGAGCGCGATGGCAAGGTCGAAACCCTCCGGCGCCGGCGCCCACGGCGGATCGCACCACAGGCCGAAGCCGTTCTCGGCGAGCCGCTTCCACGGAAAATACACGCTTGGATCGACCTTGCGCGAGGGCGCCACATCGCCATGACCGACGACATTGGCAACCGGAAGGTGATACCGCTTCTGGATCCCCGCCAGAACCTCCAGCAAGGAGACGATCTGCGCATCGGCAAAAGGCTCGTCGCCGTTGTTGTCGAGTTCGATGCCGATCGACAGCGAATTGACGTCGCGCATGCCGCCCCACCAGGACAAGCCGGCATGCCATGCGCGCTCCTTTTCATCGACGAGCGCCACGACCTCGCCGTCGCGTCCGATCAGGTAATGCGCGCTGACCTTGCGCGCCGGCGTCGTCAGGGTCTGCAACGCCTCCTCGATCGTATCGTCGCTGGTGTGGTGGATGACCACCAGATTGGGGCGCCGCGCATCGAAATTCGGCGACGTCGGCCGTACGGTAGACGCCGTCGGCGCGCAGCCGCTCATCCCTGCGACCAGAACCGCCGCCAACGCGCACCGCAGGACAATGGCAAGGCCTGCTCGCTGAAAATCCTTCCCGACCGAAAACATTTGCTATCCTCGCACCTGCGGCACCGCTGCCGCAAAACTGTTCCCATACCCTGCGATGAACCTGAGCCTACACATTATCGCCGGCGCCATTATCGCCGCAAGCGCCCGCAACGCCTCCGAGGTTCTGCTCGGCGCGCTGATCTGGCCGGCAATCTACTGCGCCTATGCCACGTTGATAGAACGCGCGGCCTTGCGTGAAAGCGTTGCCAAACTGCGCGAGCGCGGCAAGCCTTCGCCGCTGGCCACTTATTACAGCACGATCGGCTCTGGCGCGCTGCTCGCCGCACTGGCCGTCGCGTCTGCCGGATTCGCGCTGCGCCAGTGGCTGAACTGACGCGGGCGCCTCATTGCCGCGACAGCCCCTGTCGCTCGAGCCATTCGGCAATGAATTCGACGAACACGCGCACCTTGGCTGACGACGAGAGCCGCGCCGGATAGACGGCCCAGACGTTCGCCTCCTGCGCATAATCGGCGAGGATCCTGACCAGCCGCCCCTCGGCAATACTGGGCGCCACGTCCCACGACGAGCGCAGGATGATGCCATGACCATCGATTGCCCACTGGTGCACGATCTCGCCGTTGCTCGCCGATAGCGGTCCATGCACCCGCACCTTCTCGACGCCGCCCGGTCCGGAAAGCCGCCACAGGCCGAAATCGCGATCGCGTTCACGAATCTCGATGCAGCGATGCCGGGCAAGCTCGGTCAGCGTCGCCGGTATCCCCCAACGTGCCAGATACGCCGGCGCTGCGCAGATGATGCGGGCATTGTCGGCAACCTTGCGCGCGATCAGGCTCGGATCGTTAACGGCGCCGACGCGAATATCCAGATGAAATCCCTCGCCGACGAGATCCACCGGCCGGTCGATGAGTTCCAGCTGGATCTCGAGCAGCGGATGCCGCGCGACGAATTCGGAAATTGCCGCCGCCAGCCGGTTGCGACCGAACCCTGTGCTTGTGCATACGCGCAACTGTCCGCGCAGATCGACGCGCCCGTCCGACACCTCCTCGGTCAGGCGATCGACCTCGTCGATGATGCGCTGGGCATGACGCAGCACCAGTCCGCCCTGCTCGGTAAGGCTCACCTTGCGCGTCGTGCGATGCAGCAACTTGACCCGGAACGCCTCCTCCAGCACCGCGATGCGCTTGCTGACGAGCGCGTTTGACACGCCGAGTTCGCGCGCCGACGCGGCAAAGCCGCCACAACGGACGACCGAGCAAAACAGACGCAGATCCTCAAGCAAGGGTCTATTATTCACGAAGCGTGTCCAGTGTATTCACGAATGACGGGATTATAAACGCGGACAAAATGATTAAGCTGCGTGCATTCCATCGTCCACTTCAGGAGAAAAGCCGCATGAAAGCCCATCGCATCGCAGTTATCGCCGGTGACGGCATCGGCAACGAGGTCATGCCCGAAGGCGTGCGCGTCCTCGAGGCCGCCGCGCGCAAATTCGACATTCCGCTCGAACTCAGGACATTCGACTGGGCCCACTGCGACTACTACCTGAAACACGGCAAGATGATGCCGGATGACTGGTTCGAACAACTGCGCAGCTTCGACGCCATCTTCTTCGGTGCTGTCGGCATGCCGTCCAAGGTGCCCGATCACGTCTCGCTGTGGGGATCGCTACTCAAGTTCCGCCGCGACTTCGACCAGTACGTCAACCTCCGCCCCGTGCGCCTGATGCCCGGCGTGCCCTGTCCGCTGGCCAACCGCAAGGTTGGCGACATCGACATGATGATCATCCGCGAGAATACCGAAGGAGAATATTCCTCGGTCGGCGGACGCATGTTCGAAGGAACCGAGCGCGAGACCGTCATGCAGGAGTCGGTATTCACCCGCAAGGGCGTCGACCGCATCCTCAAATATGCCTTCGAACTCGCCAATCGCCGCCCCAAAAAACACGTGACCTCGGCCACCAAGTCCAACGGCATGTCGATCAGCATGCCCTATTGGGATGAACGCGTCGAAGCGATGGCAAAGCAATACCCGCAGGTGCGCTGGGACAAGTACCACATCGACATCCTGACCGCGCGCTTCGTCCTCAGCCCCGATCGTTTCGACGTCGTCGTCGCCTCGAACCTTTTCGGTGACATCCTCTCCGACCTCGGCCCCGCCTGCGCCGGCACCATCGGCATCGCCCCCTCGGCCAACATGAATCCGGACCGGACTTTCCCGTCGCTGTTCGAGCCGGTACATGGATCGGCTCCGGACATCTACGGCCAGGCCATCGCCAATCCAATCGCCATGATCTGGTCGGCGGCAATGATGCTCGACTTCCTCGGCAACGGCGATGTCCGCCACCTCGCCGCCCATGACGCCATCGTCGCGGCAATCGAGAAGGTGCTGGTCGAAGGTCCGGTCACCCCGGACCTCGGCGGCAAGGCCCGCACTTCCGACGTCGGCAAGGCGATCGAAGCCGCGCTCGCCTGACGCGCAGGGGCAGCCGCGAAAAAAATGCCGGAACCGGCCCCGCCCAGGGACCGGTTCCGGCATCGTCATCTAGACCCGCCGGCATCATGCCGGCAGCATTGGATCAGATCAGTCCGAGGCTTTCCTCGATACCCAGGTGGACGTTCATCGACTGCACGGCGGCGCCCGACGCGCCCTTGCCGAGATTGTCGAGACGCGCGACGACGAGCATGCGTTCGTCGTTACCGAAGACGAAGAGATCGACGCGATTGGTATCGTTGTTGGCTTCGACATTGAAGAAGCCGCCGTCGGTATTGCCATCGAGATCGACCGGTGCGACGCGCACGAAGGCCTCGCCGGCGTAATAGTCGGCGAGGATCTGGCGGACATCAGCGGTGCTCGCCTTGCGCGTGAATTGGCGCGGATGCAGATAGGCCGTCACGGCCAGTCCCTTGTAGAACGGCCCGACGATCGGCTGGAAGATCGGCGCGACCGAGAGCCCGGTATGCGCACACATCTCCGGCAGATGTTTGTGGGTCAGGCCAAGGGCATACGGGCGCGGCGCATCGATACGCTGCGGGCTCTGATAATGCTCGATCATCTTCTTGCCGCCGCCCGAATAACCAGTGATCGAGTTGGCCGCGATCTGCGTGTCGGCAGGCAGCAAGCCGGCAGCGACGAGCGGGCGGATCGCCAGGATGAAGGCGGAGGCATGACAACCGGGATTGGCGATGCGCTTGCTGGCGCGGATCTTGTCGCGCTGATCGGCCGCCAGTTCAGGCAAGCCGAACGCCCAACCGGGATTGACGCGATGCGCCGTCGACGCATCGATGATGCAGGTCTCGGGGTTGTCGACGAGCGCCACCGCCTCGCGCGCGGCATCGTCGGGCAAGCAGAGGAAGGTCACCTTCGACGCATTGATCAGGCGCTTGCGTTCGGCCGGGTCCTTGCGTTTGTCGGCATCGATCCGGAGGACCTCGATATCGTCGCGCTTGGCCAGATACTCGTTGATCTGCAGACCGGTGGTACCTTCCTGGCCGTCGACAAAAACTGTGTACGTCATGGGATTCCTGAACTGGGTTTATACCGGGCGCCTATTATCCCACGAAGCCGGCCGCCTCGTCCGGACGGCCTCTCTCATTTCCGGGGCGGGAATGTCGACTCGCGCACCTGCAGTTTTGCCTCGCTGTACTGCGTGCGGATCGCCAGATCCGGCTGTTCCATGCGCTGTGCCAGCAAGGTCGCCGCATGCTTTCCGAGTTGCCGCGCGCCGATCGACATCGTTGTCAGCGGCGGGCGCCAGTTGCAGGCAGCCTCCACATCGTCGAAGCCGACTACCGATACGTCATGTCCCGGCGACAGTCCGAGTTCGTACAGCCCCAGCGTCGCGCCGAAAGCGATGATGTCATTGAAACAGACGAGGCCCGTCGTTTCCGGCGACTCGGCGAGAACGTTCTTGGCCGCCTGAGCGGCGGCGCCGTAGGTATGCCGACAGGTAATCATCGGCATTGACGCCGGTGAAAACCCGCGGCGTTCGATGGCGTCGCAAAAGCCCATGTAACGCTCCCGGTTGACCGACGGGGAAATCAGACTGCCGAGAAAGGCAATTTGCCGATGCCCCAGTTGCAGCAGGTGGTCCGCCGCCTGCCGCGCCCCGAGCCGATTGTTGATGCCGGCATAATCGAAGGGCGCGCCATCGATCATGCGCAGCACCTGCACCAGAGGAATGTTTTCGCGCCGGTACGGTTCCAGCACGGAAATCGGCGTTCCCGAAACCGTACTGATAATCAGGCCATCAACACGCATTTCCAGCAGACGCTGCAGAAAATGCGACTGGCGCTCGAACAGTTCGTTGGTATCGGCGACGAACACAACCTTGCCGAGAGGATCAAGCACTTCCTCGAGTCCGGACAGCAATTCGGCATAAACCGGATTGGAGATATCCGGAATGATCAGCCCGACGGTATTGGTCTGCGACGACCGCAGATTGGCGGCATTGCGGTTATAGACGTAACCCGCCTGCAGCATCGCCGCTTCGATCTTTTTCCGCGTCTTCTCGGCAACCAGCGGACTACCGCGGCAGACAAGCGACACGGTGGCGCGCGATACGCCGGCAATCAGGGCGACATCCTTGAGCGTGGTCACGAAAAGCTCCGGTAGCGAAGGGGGCAACAGCTTCGCATGATATACGAGACATCCGCCCGTCCGCAGGCGGATACGCGGGAGAAGCAGCCGCCCCAGGCATGGGAACTGCGCGGCGACGGGACCAATGTCTCGACAAATGCGCCCGAAATGGAAACCGGCACCGCAGCCGGAACGCAGCCGACAATCACCACCGCTTGACAAGGCCGCCAATGAAACCTAATCTTTCGCAAAAAATTTGGATCGATCTAATTTGTTTTTTGGATCGATCTAAAACGACACAAAACAGCCGGATTTTTACCCTGTCGGAGAACATTGAATGGACACTGCCGAAGCCCTCGACCGCCGCGCTCCGCGAAAAGCGACACCGGTCGTCGGAATCACCGAACCAGGCTACGCGGACCACAGCGTCGAGGCCGGAATCCTGAAATCGATCGGCGCTGAAGTGCGCATCCTGCGCTGGGAGGGAAAGCGCGACAAACTCCTGGGCATGCTGCCGGAACTTGACGTCATCATGATCCGCGACCTGCCGCTGCTCGACCGCGAAGCCATCGCCGCCCTGCCCGCCGGGGCCGGCATCGTCCGCTATGGCGTCGGCGTCGACAACATTGATCTCGACGCCGCCAGGCAGCGCGGCATCCCGGTGGCCAACGTTCCCGACTACGGCGCCGACGTCGAGGTTGCCGACCATGCCGCCGCCCTGACACTGGCACTCGTCCGCAGGGTCGTCTCACGCGCACGCCAGGTCGACAGTCTCAAATGGAATATCGCGCAACAGGAGCCGATCTACCGGATCGCCGGGTCTACGCTCGGCCTGGTCGGCTTCGGCAAGATCGCCCGCGCCTATCTGGCGCGGATGCGCGCGTTCGGTATCGACGACGTACTGGTCTACGATCCTTACGTCCGCGACCACTATCTTGCCGAGCATCATGCCCGGGCGGCAAGCTTCGCCGAAATTTGCGGCAAGGCACAGATCATCTCGCTGCATGCACCGGCCACGCCGGAAACCCACCACCTCGTCAACGCCGACACGCTGGCGTTGATGAACACGCGCACCTGCCTGATCAACACCTCGCGCGGCGGACTCGTCGATACCGAGGCGCTGGCCGTTGCCCTTCGGGAGGGGAAAATATTCGGTGCCGCGCTCGACGTGCTCGAGCAGGAGCCGATTGCCGCCGCCTGCCCATTGCGCGGTCTTCCGAACGTCATTCTTACCGACCACACCGGCTGGTATTCGGAAGCCAGCGTACGGTCCATCCAGGAGAAAGCGGCGCTGGCCGCCTGCGAGATCCTGACGACCGGCGTGCCGACGCACTGGGTCAATCGCTGGTAATCGCGGATTACGACGCACGCAAGAACAATGGCATCACCCCACGCAATCTGTCTCACCCAAGTTTGTCGCACCTCGTTCAACCAATCGTCACCCCAGAAGTGGCCCAAACAGGAGGAATCAACATGAAGGCGTTTTCGCTGAAAACGATGAGTAAAGTGCTGGTTGCAGCAGCAGGTTTGAGCCTCTGCGCAGCGGCATTCGCGCAGCAGGTTGTTGGCAAGCTCGGGCATTCGATGCCGCCGGAGCACCCGCAGGCCGTGGCCATGAACAAGTTCTCCGAACTCGTCGGCAAGTACACCGACAACCGCGTCAAGATCCAGGTTTTCCCGAGCGCCTCACTCGGCAGCGATGACAAGATGCTGCAGGCGACGCAGGCCGGCACGCAGGAAATGTACTACGGCGCCTTCGCCGCCATCGCCGGCAATGTGCGCGAACTCGGCATCTTCGACTTCCCCTTCCTTTTCCAGAACCACAAGGAAGTTGACGCTGTCATGTGGGGTCGGATGGGCCAGAAGATTTTCGACAAGATGGCGCCGACCGGGCTGATCGGTCTCGGCTGGACCGAAGCCGGCTTCCGCAACCTCACCAACAGCAAACGCCCGGTCAAGGCCGCCGCCGACATTGAAGGCCTGAAACTGCGCGTCATGCCGAACAAGGTGGCGCTCGACACCTGGAAGGCGCTGGGCGCCAACCCGCAGGCGATGGCCTTCTCCGA
Proteins encoded in this region:
- a CDS encoding LacI family DNA-binding transcriptional regulator — protein: MTTLKDVALIAGVSRATVSLVCRGSPLVAEKTRKKIEAAMLQAGYVYNRNAANLRSSQTNTVGLIIPDISNPVYAELLSGLEEVLDPLGKVVFVADTNELFERQSHFLQRLLEMRVDGLIISTVSGTPISVLEPYRRENIPLVQVLRMIDGAPFDYAGINNRLGARQAADHLLQLGHRQIAFLGSLISPSVNRERYMGFCDAIERRGFSPASMPMITCRHTYGAAAQAAKNVLAESPETTGLVCFNDIIAFGATLGLYELGLSPGHDVSVVGFDDVEAACNWRPPLTTMSIGARQLGKHAATLLAQRMEQPDLAIRTQYSEAKLQVRESTFPPRK
- a CDS encoding LysR family transcriptional regulator, whose amino-acid sequence is MNNRPLLEDLRLFCSVVRCGGFAASARELGVSNALVSKRIAVLEEAFRVKLLHRTTRKVSLTEQGGLVLRHAQRIIDEVDRLTEEVSDGRVDLRGQLRVCTSTGFGRNRLAAAISEFVARHPLLEIQLELIDRPVDLVGEGFHLDIRVGAVNDPSLIARKVADNARIICAAPAYLARWGIPATLTELARHRCIEIRERDRDFGLWRLSGPGGVEKVRVHGPLSASNGEIVHQWAIDGHGIILRSSWDVAPSIAEGRLVRILADYAQEANVWAVYPARLSSSAKVRVFVEFIAEWLERQGLSRQ
- a CDS encoding TRAP transporter substrate-binding protein translates to MKAFSLKTMSKVLVAAAGLSLCAAAFAQQVVGKLGHSMPPEHPQAVAMNKFSELVGKYTDNRVKIQVFPSASLGSDDKMLQATQAGTQEMYYGAFAAIAGNVRELGIFDFPFLFQNHKEVDAVMWGRMGQKIFDKMAPTGLIGLGWTEAGFRNLTNSKRPVKAAADIEGLKLRVMPNKVALDTWKALGANPQAMAFSEVFTALEIKAIDGEENPLILIFTNKFHEVNKYISITNHVYTPCGIVANKKFWDKVSPQDQDAMRRAGREAVKFHRDLMDEANKDVVAKLKAAGAQVDVMPPEEIKKLRDKTKSVIDAYTKQIGEEFVQEFYAEIEKVRNSK
- a CDS encoding C-terminal binding protein; the encoded protein is MDTAEALDRRAPRKATPVVGITEPGYADHSVEAGILKSIGAEVRILRWEGKRDKLLGMLPELDVIMIRDLPLLDREAIAALPAGAGIVRYGVGVDNIDLDAARQRGIPVANVPDYGADVEVADHAAALTLALVRRVVSRARQVDSLKWNIAQQEPIYRIAGSTLGLVGFGKIARAYLARMRAFGIDDVLVYDPYVRDHYLAEHHARAASFAEICGKAQIISLHAPATPETHHLVNADTLALMNTRTCLINTSRGGLVDTEALAVALREGKIFGAALDVLEQEPIAAACPLRGLPNVILTDHTGWYSEASVRSIQEKAALAACEILTTGVPTHWVNRW
- a CDS encoding flavin reductase family protein yields the protein MQIDPAQHSRADGYKLLTNIVMPRPIAWVTSLGPAGTVNLAPFSFFNAVSSNPLYVMVSVARNEAGELKDTARNILAEREFVVNMVTEEVFDAMNISAADFPPDESELDAAGLGVAPSVKIRTPRVAEAQASLECRLHSEQQLGAYTMFIGEVVMFHVADYLVGQRLHINGFAPIGRMGSPSVYCRTTDRFDIARVTYAQWQTTLRKKGE
- the argC gene encoding N-acetyl-gamma-glutamyl-phosphate reductase yields the protein MTYTVFVDGQEGTTGLQINEYLAKRDDIEVLRIDADKRKDPAERKRLINASKVTFLCLPDDAAREAVALVDNPETCIIDASTAHRVNPGWAFGLPELAADQRDKIRASKRIANPGCHASAFILAIRPLVAAGLLPADTQIAANSITGYSGGGKKMIEHYQSPQRIDAPRPYALGLTHKHLPEMCAHTGLSVAPIFQPIVGPFYKGLAVTAYLHPRQFTRKASTADVRQILADYYAGEAFVRVAPVDLDGNTDGGFFNVEANNDTNRVDLFVFGNDERMLVVARLDNLGKGASGAAVQSMNVHLGIEESLGLI
- a CDS encoding N-acetylmuramoyl-L-alanine amidase — encoded protein: MFSVGKDFQRAGLAIVLRCALAAVLVAGMSGCAPTASTVRPTSPNFDARRPNLVVIHHTSDDTIEEALQTLTTPARKVSAHYLIGRDGEVVALVDEKERAWHAGLSWWGGMRDVNSLSIGIELDNNGDEPFADAQIVSLLEVLAGIQKRYHLPVANVVGHGDVAPSRKVDPSVYFPWKRLAENGFGLWCDPPWAPAPEGFDLAIALVALGYDPAQPEGARRAFLRHFAGDENRLSPDEEKALAACLLDRKMSGE
- a CDS encoding tartrate dehydrogenase, which encodes MKAHRIAVIAGDGIGNEVMPEGVRVLEAAARKFDIPLELRTFDWAHCDYYLKHGKMMPDDWFEQLRSFDAIFFGAVGMPSKVPDHVSLWGSLLKFRRDFDQYVNLRPVRLMPGVPCPLANRKVGDIDMMIIRENTEGEYSSVGGRMFEGTERETVMQESVFTRKGVDRILKYAFELANRRPKKHVTSATKSNGMSISMPYWDERVEAMAKQYPQVRWDKYHIDILTARFVLSPDRFDVVVASNLFGDILSDLGPACAGTIGIAPSANMNPDRTFPSLFEPVHGSAPDIYGQAIANPIAMIWSAAMMLDFLGNGDVRHLAAHDAIVAAIEKVLVEGPVTPDLGGKARTSDVGKAIEAALA